The Aminivibrio pyruvatiphilus sequence GGATCCGTTGGTTTCTGTACTTCTCTCCCCACCTCCTTCCGGCTCTCATTTTCGGGCCGCCAGTGAAAAGGCCAGTTCCGCGAAAAGGGCGGGACCGTAGTCCAGCACTTTTTCATCGATGTCAAAATACTCGTTGTGGTGCCCGGCAGCTATGTCGGTGCCGAGGACGAAATACACCGCCTTTCCGCCCCGTTTCTGGACGGCCCTCATCATCCAGGATACATCCTCGCTGCCGCCGAGGCTGACGGAAGGAGCAATCCTGTCAATGCCTCCGATGGTCAGGGCCTTTTCCCCGACCATCCCCGCAAGCTCTTGGTCGCTCAGGGCATCCACAGCCTCTCCCATCTTGGCCATGGACATCTCCACACCATACATGGAGGCGGCTCCGGAAACGATCTCCATCGCCCTGTCGTACACATAGGAGTTCAGATCCATAGTCAGGCCGCGGGTTTCAACTTTCATAACAGCCCTGGAAGGAACGACGTTGCGGCCGCTCCCGGCCTGGAGAACTCCCACATTGATCCTGGTCGCTCCGTCCTTGTGGGGAGGAATCCCCGCCAGGGCAAGGGTTGCGGATGCTGCCGCAAGCAGGGCGTTCCGGCCTTCATTCGGAGCCCCTCCGGCATGGGCGGCCTTGCCCTTGTACGTCAGGTCGAACTTTGTGGTACAGAGAAAATCGCCGCACGCGGGAGAGACGCTCCCCGTGGGAACCCCCATCCCTACGTGGGCGCCGAGGAAAAAGTCCACATCATCAAGGAAGCCCTTCGCCGCGACGGCCTTTCCTCCCCGGACTCCCTCCTCCGCAGGCTGGAAGATGAGCTTGATCATTCCTGCGAGGGAATCTTTTTTATCCATGAGCAGTTCCGCAAGAGCAAGACCGATGACGGCATGGGCGTCATGGCCGCAGGAATGCATGGCATTATCGTTCATGGAGGCAAAACCTTCCCGGAAGGGACGGTGCTTTTCGTCCTGGGCCTCGGCCACATCCACGGCATCGATATCAAAACGGAACGCGAGAACCGGTCCCGGTTTTCCGGTGCGGAGCAAGGCCACCGCTCCAGTATAGCCGTCCATTTTTTTTATCCACCCGGGGTCAGCGCCCTGGGCAAGGGCCCGCTCAATGAAACCCGAGATCTCCCGGTCAGATGGGCGGCCCATGACGGAGTCCAGGTCCAGCACATTCCTGCCCACGAGAACCTCGTACCCGAGAGAGTCCAGTATGCCCGCTATTCGTGCCGTGGTCCAGAATTCCGTCCAGCCTGTTTCGGCGTGGGCATGGAATTCTCTTCTGAGATCAGTGTACTTCTGCAGTTTCTCTTCACCGAGTGCCGTCATGGAGATCACCTTTCCTTCTCAGTTCGCTGCCAGATAATCAAGGGCGCAGGCAACCAGAATTTCCACGCCGAGGGGAATGGCTTTCTCGTCGGGAAGGAACCTGTTGTTGTGCAGGGGAGCCATGTCCTCCTTCGCAACTTCCACGGGCCTGCATCCAAGCCACATGAACTGAGCCGGGATTTTTCGGCTGAAAAAGGAGAAATCCTCTCCGCCGAGAGCGGGCTTCTCAACCCGCACAATCTTCTCCTCACCGATTATTCCCGAGAGAGTGGACAGGGCTAGCCTCGTCAGGTCCGGATCGTTCATGAGAGGGGGGTATCCCTTCACATACTCCATTTCACAGTCTCCTCCCATTCCCCGGGCTACTCCGGCCGCGATGGACTCTATACGGGAGGGCATCTTTTCCTGGGTTTCGGGGCTGACCGTCCTGACCGTTCCCTCGAGGATGACTTCATCGGCGATGACGTTGTACCTGTTGCCTCCTCTGATGGTCCCGATGGACACCACGGCAGCATCAAGGGGGCTGACGTTTCTCGAAACAACAGTCTGGAGGGCAGTGATCACATGGGCGGCGATGGCGATGGCGTCCACGCCGTTTTCCGGCTCGGATCCGTGGGAGCCTTTTCCTCTCACGGTGAGAAAAAGCCGGTCGGAAGCCCCCATAAGGGGTCCTTCTTTCGTCCCCACCGTACCAGTTTCGAGGGAGGGCCATACATGCATGCCGAAGATCGCATCCACAGCCGGGTTTTCCAGAACTCCTCCGGAAATCATGCCGGGAGCGCCTCCCGTGGGGTTTGCTTCCTCCGCCGGCTGGAAGATGAACTTGACGGTCCCGCGGATACGGTCTTTCAGGTCGGAGAGGACAAGGGCGGCCCCGAGGAGCGCTGCTGTGTGGACATCATGGCCGCAGGCGTGCATTACGCCTTTTATGGTGGAGGCACAGGGATGACCGGTTTTTTCTTCCATGGGAAGGGCATCCATATCAGCCCTGAGCGCCACGCAGGGGCCATCCTCCGCCCCTCTGAGAATGCCTGCCACCCCGTTTCCGCCGATACCCTCGATGACTTCCATGCCGGTTTCCCGAAGAACCCCGGCCACGAGAGCGGCTGTTCCGCTTTCCTGGTTGCTGAGCTCAGGCTCCCGGTGTATCCGGCAGCGAAGATCCGTAATTTTATCCAAATAGCGGGCGATTACAGGTTTCAGTTCCTGATGCATGATGATTCCTCCGGAAAAATGATTTTCTGCTGCAGTCTCCCCCATCAAAAAAGGGAGAAAGAAAAGGGGTGCGGATCAAAGAGAATTGAAAGGCCCGCTCCAGGTACGCCGGGCTGCGATGGCTGCAGTTTAGGGCGTCGTGTGCTGCCGGTCAGTCGGAATAATACCTGATAAAGTAGCATAAGCACGGAGTATTTTCAACACTGGCACTTTCCCGCCACTGTCCAACGGGGAAAAAAGACATGTTGCCCTCATTCCGTTGTGCCGGGCAGGGCTCCTGTTTCGGAATGATCCGTTTTCTGTACCCTCTGAAAAAAGAAAAAACCCGGTAGAGAACATTTTCTCATCCGGGTTTTGCTCTCAGTTTCCGTTGCGCCTGAGCACTTCCTGCCACGTGACAAAGGAATGGTAATATTCCATATCCCCGTCGTCAAGGCCTCTCGTAATTTCGGTTATGTGGGTCTGCTTTGCGCCAATCTGTTCCAGAACGTAGTCCACTGCCACCTGGGGTTTGCTTTCTTCGCCGCACGTGTAAATATCCAGGGCCATATACCCCACTTCGGGCCAGGTATGGATGGAGAGATGGGATTCGCTGATAACCACGACGCCGCTCACGCCATCGGGAGGGAAACGGTGAAAGGATACCGACCAGACCTGGGTATTTGCCCTTCTCGCCGCTTCCACCAGAATCTCCTGCAGCCTGTCAACCTGCGAAATAACAGGTCCGCATCCTGAAGCCTCCACTATGAAATGAAACCCCTTCGGTGACATCTTTTTCCTCCTCTTCCAGGCAGAAATTGTTCTCAAGGGAAGAAAAAAGGCCGGCCGATAATCTCACCGGCCGGCCTGATCATCAAAATAATGGCGGCGGCCATGCCACCATTCTGCAGCTTTCCCGTTTCCGCCTGTTTTTCAAAATTCCGCAGAGGAGTTAACCTCCGCACTGCCACAATGAACAACCGTAGTCAAATTCCTGAGGAATTATATCATAAATGTACCGGGTTGGATGGTTCTGCTATGAACCCTCTTTCCGGTTCCACCCTGGGAAGCGCTGCCCTTCCTTCAGTCGGGGGAGTCCTCTTCTTCCGGTTTTGCATTGAAAAAGCCCGGCAATATGCCGGGCTTTTTCAATGCAAAACTTTATGGTTTACCTGTTTCTTTGTTCTTGGTGGAGCTAAGGGGATTCGAACCCCTGACCTCTTGAATGCCATTCAAGCGCTCTCCCAGCTGAGCTATAGCCCCTTACGCACAACGGGAGTATTATAAGGAGCCCCGCCGATTCTGTCAACCCGAGCAGATAAAAAAAGGAGAAAGAAATCAGCCTGACAGTGACTGTCCTTTTTTCTCGATCCCTTCCAGCAGAAGAATATAGGCTTTTTCAAAGGCATCCAGCCCCTCTTTGAGAAGCCTGCCGGTCACTTCATCGAGGGATATGCCGAGGGCTTTTAGCTCTCCGAGCCTGTGTTTCAGACCTTCCCTGTCCGACGAGACGGTCATCCCGACTGTGCCCGTGGCAAGAAAGGCCTCAAGAGTGGCGGGAGGGATTGTGTTGACCGTATGGGGGCCTATGAGGGAATCCACGTACAGGGTCGGCGAATATCCAGGATTCTTTGTGCCCGTGCTTGCCCAGAGAGGTCGCTGAACCTGGGCTCCCTTTTCTTCAAGAGAGCGCCACCGGAGGCCGGAAAAGAGGGTCTCGAAATCCATGTAGACTGCCCGTGCATTATCCACGGCAATTTTGCCGGCGAGGGACCCTCCGCAGTTTCCGGAAGCGAGGAGTTTGTCCACTGCCGTATCGACCCTGCTGACGAAAAGAGAGGCCACCGAGGCAATTCCTGAAACCGGTTTTCCCTCCGCTGACCGGTCTTCAAGGCCTGCTATGAACGCCTCCGCCACTTCCCCGTACTGTTCTCTCGAAAAAATGAGCGTTGCGTTCACGTTGATGCCCAGAGCGATGCAGCGGCGAATCGCCTTCATGCCCTCCGGAGTTGCCGGAATCTTGATCATGACGTTTTTCTTTTCCGTTAGCCGGGCGAGGGTCTGTGCTTCCGATACTGTCCCTTCCGCGTCGTGGGCTAGAAGAGGGCTGACTTCAAGGCTCACGAAACCATCCCTGCCGGCGCTTTCGTTGTAGACCGGGAGGAATCGGTCTGCCGCTTCCCGGACATCAGCCACGGTAAGGGAGGTATAGATTTCCTCCCTGTTCTTTCCCTGCCGGACCAGGGAAAGAATATCCCCGTCGTAATCGGAGGTCTTCCCGATGGCATTTTCAAATATGGAGGGATTGGTAGTCACTCCCCGAACACCGGCTTCGATCATTTCGTCCAGCTTTCCCGAACGAAGAAGCTCCCTGCTGAGGAAGTCGCACCAAATGCTCTGCCCGAGGGCAAGCGCCCCGAAAATCGAATTTTCCCTTGTCATGTTGAAAAAATCCTCTCCTCTTCAGAATTGAGGCTGAACCATCCCTAGGATGGTACCATCTTGCGAATTTGAGATTCAACGGTGCCCGGCACCCGTAGAAACTGGAAGATCCGGCCTGTATTCCTCAGCCGCCGCACGGAGATCAGCTTCGGTGGCATCCGGGAAGAAGGCCCTCCATCCCCTGTCCTTCATGGGGAACAGGACCCCGGTGCCTTTCGCTGCCGGCATGAGGATCATTTCTTCCATTTCGTTCCAGGGAAGAATGTCCGTTCTCCCTCTCCCCCAGAAAAGGGTCTGCCGGACAAATCCCCTGTCCGAAAGGGTGATTTTCTTGTCATATCCCGCCACGTAAACACAGGCGGACCCTACCAGAAGATAAGGCAAAAAGGCCGACAGGCCGCCGCCCCCTGAAAGGAAGCGGCGAAGCCCGTCGGACAGAAGAAAGAAACCGGTCAGCAGTCCTGCCCCTCTCATCCAGCGGGGAAAAGGAAGGCCGCTGCCCGAAAAGATCTTCGGATTGCTCACTCGGCGGCTGCCTCGCCGGAACCTTCCTTGTCAACCCAGGGTACTCCGATGCCAAGCCTGGTCATGAGCAGCGCCACGAGGGGGTTGAGATAGTTGAGGAAGGCATAGGGAAGATAGGAAAGGGTCGGCACGCCGAGAACGCCGCTGTTGTATGCTCCGCAGGTATTCCAGGGAACGAGGACCGAGGTGAGGGTTCCTGAATCCTCGAGGGTCCGGGAAAGAAGTTTCGGGTCCAGGCCTTTGCCGTCCTTTCGAAACTCTTCAAACGCAGGGCGGAACATTCTTCCCGGCATGACCAGGGCAAGGTACTGGTCTCCGAGGAACATGTTGGTGAACACGCAGGAGGAAATAACCGCCCCCACGAGACCGAAGACGGACTTCACCCTTTCCATGAGCCGCTCAAGGAGCACTTCGAGGAAGCCGCAGGTTTCCATGATACCTCCCAGCACAAGGGCTACCAGGATGAGGGCCACCGTCTCGAGCATGCCCGTCAGGCCGCCCCGGGCGAGAAGATCGTTCAGCATGGAGGCTACTTCTTTTACGGTTTCGAAGCTTTCCGGCTGGAAAACGACTGCCCCCTTGAGCAGTTCATTCACGGCGCCTATGTCGGCGGATTCAGCCACCTGACCGATAAGGCCCGGAGTATATCCGGAGTGGAGGGCCCCAAGCACATCGCCCAGGCCTACTCCCTGGAAGAGAGACATGCCTGCGGCGAGCAGCATTCCCGCAGTAATGCCCGGCAGGGCGGGAACTTTCAGCGCCGCCAGAACAAGGACCAGGAGGGGCGGAAGGAACCCGATCTTTGATATGGCGAATTCGGAGGACATCATCTGCTGGATGACGGATATCCTCGAGCTGTCGAGCTCAGCTCCGGAATAGCTTCCTCCCATATAGGCGGCTATTCCGGCCACGATAAGGAGAGTGGGCCCTGTGGTCCAGAGCATGGCCCGGATGTGGCTGAAAAGATCGCTTCCGGCCACAGCGGGGGCAAGGTTCGTCGTGTCGGACAGGGGAGACATCTTGTCGCCGAAATAAGCCCCGGAGATGACGAATCCAGCCGTAACCGGAGCAGGTACGCCAAGGCCGGCGCCTATCCCCATGAGGGCGATACCAACGGTGCCGCTGGTGCTCCAGGAGCTGCCCGTGGAGAGAGACACAATAGAGCAGATGAGAAGGGACGCAAGGAGGAAATACTGGGGAGACAGGAGGTTCAGTCCATAATAGATGAGGGTGGGAACGACTCCGCTCTGGATCCAGGCTCCGATGAGTCCACCGATGGTCATGAGGATCAGGACGGCCTGGAGGGCGACGGTGATGCCGTTGATCATGCCTTCCTCCACGTCCCGCCATTTCCTGCCGATGAAGAACACGCCCACAAGGGCGGTGAATACCGCGGCAATGAAAAGGGGCACATGGGCCGAGAGAGCCAGTCCGAAGGTGGCGCCTGACTCAAAATGGATGTCCAGGACTCCGTAGCTGATGATAAGGGCATCGATTACGAGAACAAAGAGGGCTTCGCCGAAGCGGGGTTTTCTTCCCCTTTCAATCTCCATACATATCCATCCTTTCCATATCCCTGAAATTTCGCCTCTATTCAGCCGGGCGTTTTTTCATTATAGAGAGAGATATTTCATCTGTCCATTAATTACATTGCCCGGGGGGAAAGAAAAAAGGGTGCAGCAGAAGCTGCACCCCCTGATAGAGCCCGAAAATTAACGTACCGGAAAACGGCCCAGGATATCCGGGCTTGAGACGACGGGAAACCGTTTGCCGAGAGAAGAGGCTTCTCCCGCGAGAACGGCCTTCTCAAGATCGGCGGTGATAAGCTTTTTCGCTTCACTGAAGGAAAGTGACCTGCCCTCCTGCCTTTCCAGAACTTCGAAAATGAAGAATCCGGCTCCTGCTTCCACGGGCCCGACGACAGTATTGAGCGGAGAGGAGAAAACGAGTCTGTCAAGGCTTTCCGCCAGGGTTCCCTCTTCTGCCCACCCGGCTTCACCTCCCGACACGGATGAGTCGGGATCCTCGCTGAAACGGCCTGCGACGGAAAAGAAATCCTCCCCGGAGAGAAGGGCAAGAAGGGCCGACCTGCCTTTTTCTCCGGACGTTATGAAAATATGCCTGATTCTGGCGCTGCTTTTACGGACATATTTTTCCCTGTTCTTTTCAAAATAGGCTTTCAGTTCTTTTTCCCCGAAGGCAAGGCGGGGCGCGAGAGAGGCGATATAGGCATTTGCCAGCAGGTTGATTTGATTCCACCGTATCTGGGCGGCAATTTTGGGGTCAAGATGGAGTCCCTTGAGAACAGCTCCCCTTGAAAAGAGAAGGGCCATGGATACCCTGCCGAGAAAACCGGCCCGCTCCTCTTTCGTCATTTCTTTAGCCGCCAGGGCGGCGAGGGCGTCGCTTCCTCCCAGTTCGAGGCCGAGAAGGTAGAGAATTTCATCGGTAGATACCTTTTCATCTCCGACCATGAGGGCGGTCTCTGCTGCCACGGTTGATGGAACTGCTGCCAGCAGAAGGAAAACGAGAATGGTACAGAATGCTTTCCGGATCTGCCGTTTCATTTTCGAACCTCCATGTCAGAATGCGTCCTTCCGGGAATGGGCGGAGGGACGGCCCGGATAGGGCACGGGTATGTACTGAACTGAAGGCCGTGCGGAAGCGGACTGGGGATAAAGGCTCATAAGGTTGCAGAAGGAGTCGTGATCGTTGGGAACCACCGGCAGTCCGAGAGTGGCCGCTTCGTCCACCGTGATCGGATAATCGTGGGTCCACCGCCCCTCGGTAAGAGTGGTTGCCAGTTCCATCCCCCTCTCCTCTCCAAGTCGGTCGGAAATAAGTTCATACACGAGATCCCGCGTCTGCCGGAGAGCTTTCCTGCTCACGTCGGCAAGGATGAGGGTTTCGTCGTCCACGTCGTTCACGGCCTTGATTTCCACTGCCTTCAGGATGGAGGCCGCGGGAAACTTGCCGATCTGGGGATCAACGGGGCCAAGGACTGCGTGCCTGTCCATGAGGATCTCGTCTGCCGCGAGGGCGATGAGGGTTCCTCCGGACATGGCATAATGCGGGACGACCACCGTCACTTTCGCCGGATGGCGCTTCAGTGCTCTTGCGATCTGTTCAGCGGCCAGGAGGAGTCCCCCGGGAGTATGAATGATGATGTCAATGGGCGTATCGTCGGACGTGAGCCGTATTGCCCTCAGTATTTCCTCCGAGTCTTCGATGTTGATGAAGTTCCTGGAAAACATGCCCCAGAAGCCCATGGTCTCCTGGCGGTGGATCAGGGTAATGATCCTTGTTCCCCGCCTTTTTTCACAGTTCCGGATCGCCGTCACCCTGCGCCACTGGACCAGCTGCTGCTTCAGCTGGGGAAAGACGATGAAAATGAGAAGAAAGTACAGCCAAAGAGATGATCCGTCCATTGGGAGCCTCCTTCCGCCCGAAGGGGAAAAGTTGAGATTCTACTTTGATACCGTTTCTGCAAGATCTGGCTTTCTTCCCGCGATGGAGCGGAAATTCACTTCCCCTTCGTCGAGAAATGCCTCGATGCTCTCTCCCTGGGTGCTTCCCTTTCCGAGCAGGAAGTCGGCCAGCCTGTCCTCAATGAGGGACTGAATGGTCCTCCGGAGAGGACGGGCCCCGTATTTCGGCTGGTATCCCCTGTCCAGGAGAAAGGACATGACTTCATCGCCAACGGACAGGACTATGCCCCTGGAGGAAAGCCTGGAGACCACTTCATCCACCATGATGGCCACTATGGACATCATGCTCTCCCTGTTCAGGGGGCGGAAGACGATCATTTCATCGAGTCGGTTGAGAAACTCCGGTCTGAAGATCCTGTTGACCTCGTCCATGATCGCCGCCTTGAGCTTGCTCCAGTCGAAGGGGTCCTTCTCGTCCCCCCCGGAAAAGCCGAGGGTGGACCCCCTGGCCGCCTCCCTCGCCCCCACGTTGCTGGTCATGAGAATCACCGTGTTCCGAAAATCGACCGTTCTGCCCTGACCGTCGGTCAGCCGTCCGTCTTCGAGAATCTGGAGCAGGATGTTGAAAATATCGGGATGGGCCTTTTCGATCTCGTCGAAGAGCACCACGGAGTAGGGTCTCCTGCGGACCGCTTCGGTGAGCTTGCCCCCCTCTTCGTAACCTACGTACCCGGGAGGGGCGCCGATAAGCTTGGACACTTCATGTTTTTCCATGAATTCACTCATGTCAAGACGGATCATGGTATCTTCAGCGCCGAAAAGAAACTCGGCAAGGCGCCTGGCGAGTTCCGTTTTTCCCACTCCGGTAGGGCCCAGCAGAAGGAAGCTGCCGATGGGCCTCCTGGGATCCTTCAGACCGCTCCTGGCGCGACGGATGGCCCTGGAGACGGAAACCACCGCTTCACTCTGGCCGATGAGCCGTTTTTCAATCTCCTCTTCCATGCGGAGAAGCCGTTCCGATTCCTCTCCGGTGAGCTGGAACACGGGAATCCCGGTCCACTCGGCCACCACGTCGGCGATGTCCTCGCCCGTTACCACAGGCTGGTAGGAGTTTCTGCGCGAGCGCCACTTCCTTCGTTCTTCCTCGAGATCCTCCGAAAGCTTCCGCTCATCGTCCCGAAGACGGGCAGCTTTTTCAAACTCCTGGGAATCCACTGCGGCTTCCTTTTCCCTCCTGATTTCCTCCAGCTTCTTCTCCATCTCCTTCAGGGAGTCAGGGGTCTCCATGGCGTTAATCCTCGCCCTGGCAGCCGCCTCGTCAATGAGGTCGATCCCCTTGTCCGGGAGATGGCGGTCAGTGATATAACGGGCTGAAAGCCGTGCCGCGGCCTCAAGGGCATCATCCTGGATCTTCGCCCTGTGGTGGGATTCGTACCGGTCGCGAAGTCCTTCCAGGATAAGAATTGAGTCGTCCACGCTCGGTTCATGGACATGAACCGGCTGAAACCGCCTCTCCAGGGCGGCGTCCTTTTCTATGTGTTTTCTGTATTCGTCCAGGGTGGTGGCACCGATGACCTGGAACTCCCCCCTGGAAAGACTGGGTTTGAGGATGTTTGCGGCATCCACGGCACCTTCCGCCCCGCCCGCGCCGACGATGGTGTGGATTTCATCTATGAAGAGAATGACATCCCTGGCGTCGGAAAGCTCCTTCACCAGTTTTCTCATTCGCTCCTCAAATTCCCCGCGGTATTTGGTTCCTGCGACGAGGTTTCCCATGTTGAGCTGCATGACCTTTTTGTCCCTGAGAATTTCCGGAATGTCCCCGTCGGCAATTTTCTGGGCAAGGCCTTCCACTATGGCCGTCTTGCCGACGCCCGGGTCTCCGATGAGAACGGGGTTGTTTTTCGTCCTCCTCGAGAGGATCTGGATTATTCTCCTGATCTCCTTGGTTCTCCCGATAACGGGATCGAGCTCGCCGTTCCTGCTTTTCTCGCTCAGGTCGAGGGCAAGCTGGTCGAGAGTGGGCGTCTTGGTCCGGCCCTTTTTCCGGCCCGTCTCGGCCGGCGGCTCCGCTCCCCGGTCTCCGTCACTGTCCGCTCCCCCGAGGAACCGCTGAACTTCCCTGACCAGCTGGGCGTGATCAACACCGATGGACTGGAGCATCTGCGCGGCCATTCCCTCGCCTTCGGCGAGGATACCAAGAAGAATGTGCTCCGTTCCGACATAATTGACGCCCATGTTCCGCGCTTCCCGTATAGAAAGGTCCAGCACCCTCTTTGCTCTCGGGCTGAGGGGCAGATCCACCGGCTTGAGGATGGGATGGGATTTGCCGACCGACTCCTCTATCCGGCGTTTCATCTCGTGAAGGTTGATCCCGAGAGATTCCAGGGCCTGCACAGCCACCCCTTCCCCTTCAGCAAGGATGCCGAGAAGGATATGCTCCGTGCCGATAACGTCATGCCCGAGGCGAAGAGCCTCCCTGTGGGCGAGCTGGACTACCTTCTTGCCTCTCTCAGTAAAAAACTGCCACATGATTCATCATCCTTTTTCTCTCCCGGTCAGGGAGTCTCTCCTTCGGCTCATGCCAGAGCCAGGCTCCGGAGCATTCTCTTCAGAAGCTCCGCCTGTATGGCGTTCCGTTTGTAGGGGGACACGTCGAATTCCGTGCTGCCGAGCTCGTCAGCGTGACGGAGGGCCACCTCGATCAGGATACGCTCCCGGGAATCGATCATTCCCCGCTCCTGGAGCGACGTGAGAAGCCGTTTCGCTTCCTGGTCGGTAATGGCATCCCCGACGATTTCTTCGATGTGGTTGATTTTTTCCTCCGGGATATCATAGCAGAGGCGGAAGATGCGAATGTAGCCGTGGCCCCCTCTCTGACTTTCCACGATATATCCCCGCTCAGGGGTGAAGCGGCTTCTGAGGACGTAATTGATCTGGCTGGGCACGCATCCGAAAATTTCCGCCAGCTCTTTTCTCCGGAGCGACACGGCCTGTTCGTCCATTTCGGCAAAAAGGTTGTTGATATAATTTTCGATGACTCTCGTCAGACTCGCCATGGCACTTCCCTCCAGACGTATTATTTCCCGATGATTATTCTACGCCATTGGTCAGCATTAGTCAACTTAATGGACTTCTGCCATGGCCTGCCCGAAACGGCACTCTTATTTTTTGAAGCTGCTTTCCTTTCCTTCAAAAAGACGGAGGATGTTCTCCCGGTGCCTGACGGTGGAAAGGACCGCCAGGGACGTGAGCAGAAGGAGGAAGGGCAGAGGGAACGAAAGAAGGGCTGCGATGACGGGAAGGCACCAGAGAGAAATGAGGGACGCAAGAGAAACATATCCCTTCAGTTTCAGCAGGGCGAACCAGATGATTCCTCCTGCAGGGGCCAGGAAAAAGGAGATGGGCGGATGGAGAAAAAACACGACGCCGTAGGTGGAAGCGACGCCCTTCCCGCCCCGGAAACCGAGCCACAGGGGGAAATTGTGACCGCAGACTCCTGAGAACCCGGTGAAGGCTATGGTCCAGGAATCATCCACGCCGGCGGCGCGGGCACACAGAATACCGACGGAGGCCTTGATCATATCTGCAAGGGTCACCGCCACCGCCCATTTTTTCCCCATGAGTCGTCCCACGTTGGTGGCACCCACGTTTCCTGAGCCGAAAGTCCGTATGTCCACTCCCTTGACCGCCCGGGCCGCAAGATAGCCGGTGGGGAAGGAGCCAGCGAGATACCCGAATATTATCCAGAACAGGGAGTTCATCTTTTCCTTCCTTTCTTTTCTATGAAGGCATCCACCACGAGGACGCCCTTTCTGTTGACAAACAGAGGGTTGACGTCGAGTCTCGCCACTTCCCTCTCGCAGAACGCCAGTCTCGAAAAGGCGGAGAGAGCCGAGGCAAAGGCTTCGATATCGAGACGTTCCCTTCTCCATCCTTCGAGCAGCAGGGGGTAGCCCCTTGATTCTCGGATCATTTTCAGGGCCTCTTCCCCGTCGAAAGGAGCCACCCGGATAACACCGTCAGGAAGAATTTCTGTATATACGCCGCTGATTCCCGTTTCCACCACGGGGCCGAAACGGGGATCCCGCCTGAATTCCATCCTCCATTCGGTTCCTCCCCTGATCATTTCCTGGACCAGCAC is a genomic window containing:
- a CDS encoding amidohydrolase — its product is MTALGEEKLQKYTDLRREFHAHAETGWTEFWTTARIAGILDSLGYEVLVGRNVLDLDSVMGRPSDREISGFIERALAQGADPGWIKKMDGYTGAVALLRTGKPGPVLAFRFDIDAVDVAEAQDEKHRPFREGFASMNDNAMHSCGHDAHAVIGLALAELLMDKKDSLAGMIKLIFQPAEEGVRGGKAVAAKGFLDDVDFFLGAHVGMGVPTGSVSPACGDFLCTTKFDLTYKGKAAHAGGAPNEGRNALLAAASATLALAGIPPHKDGATRINVGVLQAGSGRNVVPSRAVMKVETRGLTMDLNSYVYDRAMEIVSGAASMYGVEMSMAKMGEAVDALSDQELAGMVGEKALTIGGIDRIAPSVSLGGSEDVSWMMRAVQKRGGKAVYFVLGTDIAAGHHNEYFDIDEKVLDYGPALFAELAFSLAARK
- a CDS encoding M20 metallopeptidase family protein, which codes for MHQELKPVIARYLDKITDLRCRIHREPELSNQESGTAALVAGVLRETGMEVIEGIGGNGVAGILRGAEDGPCVALRADMDALPMEEKTGHPCASTIKGVMHACGHDVHTAALLGAALVLSDLKDRIRGTVKFIFQPAEEANPTGGAPGMISGGVLENPAVDAIFGMHVWPSLETGTVGTKEGPLMGASDRLFLTVRGKGSHGSEPENGVDAIAIAAHVITALQTVVSRNVSPLDAAVVSIGTIRGGNRYNVIADEVILEGTVRTVSPETQEKMPSRIESIAAGVARGMGGDCEMEYVKGYPPLMNDPDLTRLALSTLSGIIGEEKIVRVEKPALGGEDFSFFSRKIPAQFMWLGCRPVEVAKEDMAPLHNNRFLPDEKAIPLGVEILVACALDYLAAN
- the speD gene encoding adenosylmethionine decarboxylase, producing MSPKGFHFIVEASGCGPVISQVDRLQEILVEAARRANTQVWSVSFHRFPPDGVSGVVVISESHLSIHTWPEVGYMALDIYTCGEESKPQVAVDYVLEQIGAKQTHITEITRGLDDGDMEYYHSFVTWQEVLRRNGN
- the tal gene encoding transaldolase; translation: MTRENSIFGALALGQSIWCDFLSRELLRSGKLDEMIEAGVRGVTTNPSIFENAIGKTSDYDGDILSLVRQGKNREEIYTSLTVADVREAADRFLPVYNESAGRDGFVSLEVSPLLAHDAEGTVSEAQTLARLTEKKNVMIKIPATPEGMKAIRRCIALGINVNATLIFSREQYGEVAEAFIAGLEDRSAEGKPVSGIASVASLFVSRVDTAVDKLLASGNCGGSLAGKIAVDNARAVYMDFETLFSGLRWRSLEEKGAQVQRPLWASTGTKNPGYSPTLYVDSLIGPHTVNTIPPATLEAFLATGTVGMTVSSDREGLKHRLGELKALGISLDEVTGRLLKEGLDAFEKAYILLLEGIEKKGQSLSG
- the nhaC gene encoding Na+/H+ antiporter NhaC, producing the protein MEIERGRKPRFGEALFVLVIDALIISYGVLDIHFESGATFGLALSAHVPLFIAAVFTALVGVFFIGRKWRDVEEGMINGITVALQAVLILMTIGGLIGAWIQSGVVPTLIYYGLNLLSPQYFLLASLLICSIVSLSTGSSWSTSGTVGIALMGIGAGLGVPAPVTAGFVISGAYFGDKMSPLSDTTNLAPAVAGSDLFSHIRAMLWTTGPTLLIVAGIAAYMGGSYSGAELDSSRISVIQQMMSSEFAISKIGFLPPLLVLVLAALKVPALPGITAGMLLAAGMSLFQGVGLGDVLGALHSGYTPGLIGQVAESADIGAVNELLKGAVVFQPESFETVKEVASMLNDLLARGGLTGMLETVALILVALVLGGIMETCGFLEVLLERLMERVKSVFGLVGAVISSCVFTNMFLGDQYLALVMPGRMFRPAFEEFRKDGKGLDPKLLSRTLEDSGTLTSVLVPWNTCGAYNSGVLGVPTLSYLPYAFLNYLNPLVALLMTRLGIGVPWVDKEGSGEAAAE
- a CDS encoding peptidylprolyl isomerase, giving the protein MKRQIRKAFCTILVFLLLAAVPSTVAAETALMVGDEKVSTDEILYLLGLELGGSDALAALAAKEMTKEERAGFLGRVSMALLFSRGAVLKGLHLDPKIAAQIRWNQINLLANAYIASLAPRLAFGEKELKAYFEKNREKYVRKSSARIRHIFITSGEKGRSALLALLSGEDFFSVAGRFSEDPDSSVSGGEAGWAEEGTLAESLDRLVFSSPLNTVVGPVEAGAGFFIFEVLERQEGRSLSFSEAKKLITADLEKAVLAGEASSLGKRFPVVSSPDILGRFPVR
- a CDS encoding SDH family Clp fold serine proteinase, encoding MDGSSLWLYFLLIFIVFPQLKQQLVQWRRVTAIRNCEKRRGTRIITLIHRQETMGFWGMFSRNFINIEDSEEILRAIRLTSDDTPIDIIIHTPGGLLLAAEQIARALKRHPAKVTVVVPHYAMSGGTLIALAADEILMDRHAVLGPVDPQIGKFPAASILKAVEIKAVNDVDDETLILADVSRKALRQTRDLVYELISDRLGEERGMELATTLTEGRWTHDYPITVDEAATLGLPVVPNDHDSFCNLMSLYPQSASARPSVQYIPVPYPGRPSAHSRKDAF